TGCTGGCCGCTGGTCGGTCCCCTGATGGCCGTGGCGCACCCCACCCCGTACGTGCTCAGCGCCGCGAGCGCGGCGGGCTCCGTCGTCTGCGCCGTCGCGCTGCCCCGCATCGCGGGCGCGGACGGCCGTACGCAGAAGGGGGACGCGGGACGGCGAGGCGGCGCGTTCCTGCGGGACGCGGGCACCGCGCTGCGCTGCGTCGCCTCCTCGCGGTGGCTGGCCCTGGTGATGGTGCAGGGCGTGGCGATCTTCACGCTCTCGCGGATCTGCCAGGTCAACCTCTTCCAGCCGATCCTGCTCGACCACGGCATCGCGGAAGCCTCGCACGGCGGCGTGATGGCCGCGATGACCGTGGCGGAAGCGGTGGCATCGGCCCGCCCGCAGTGGCTGAGCCGCCGACTGCCACCGGTCGCCTGGGTCTCGATCCTCAGCCTCGCACTCGCGGGCAGCCTGGCGGCCATGACACTCGGCGGACCGTGGGCCGTCGTCGTGCTGCTCTGCGTGTTCGCCGCCGCGACGGGCTTCGCGTACCCGATCCAGCGCAAGCTGGTGAACGACGCGGTGCCCGCGGACGCCCCGCGCGCCACGCTGCTCTCCGTCGAGAGCATCGTGGACCGCGCGGTGTGCGCCCTGGCCGCGATCGCCGCGGGCGCCTACCTCGCCGCCGGACGCCTGGATGCCCTGCTGTGGCACAGCGCCATCGCCACGGCGGTACTCCTCGGGGTCTTCCAACTGCTGCTGCGCAGCGGCATGGTCAGGCGGGAGCCCGTCGGCCCAGCAGCTCCACCAGACCCACCGGCAGGAACGCCGGTCGGTGCGGGCGGCCGACCTGGTACGGAACGAAGCCGAGCGAGGAGGCCACGTTGATCTCCTCGGCGGTCTCCGCCTGATAGACGACCCGGCAGTGGCCGGAGCCGGCCTTCGCCCGTTGCCAGAGGGCGGGGGCCGGTTTGCGCTCCGCCTCGGTGCGCGGGGTGAGGACGCGGTCGCCGAAGTCCCGCCAGGCGAAGGGCGTGGAGCCGCGCCACGTGGAGTCGACCTCCTGCCGCAGCCGGGCGGCCCGCTCGGCGTCGGTCGAGCCCCACGACGACGGCACGTTGGTGATCAGGCCGACCGGGATGCCACGTGCGCGCAGGGCACGCAGATAGGCGGCCGCGCCGGGCTGATAGCCGGTGCTGCCGTCGTCGGCGGTGTGGACGAGCGTCTCGCCCAGGTCGAAGTAGACGATGGGGCAGGCCCGTTGGCGTGAGGTGGTCGCCGTGGCCGTGCCGTCGCCCGTGCCGTGCGGTGCCGCCGCGCTCGCCGTGGGGCCGAGCGCGGTCGAGACCAAGGCCGCGCTCAGCGCGAGGATCGCCCACGCCGAGCCCTTGGAGACGGAACTGTTCATGCGTCGTCGCCCTTTCCTAGCCGCACCGGTCCTCCCGTAGCCGCACCGGTCCACCACGCACTACCCCCGCACCCCACGTGTCACTCCCGCGGGGCTCCTGGCAGTGGTTCGCCGCCTACGTGGGAGTGACGCTGCTCGCGGTGGTCTTCGCACGAGCGCATGCCGGACAGACAGTCGGCGACGGCCTCGTGGCTCCGGACCGTCACGACGACCCTGTGCTCACCGACCGCTCGCGGACTTGAGCCGGACGGGAAGCGACTGGTGTCCGTTGCTGAGCAATGAACCGAGCGGCTTCAACTCGCCTACGGGTACGGCGAGTTCGAGCTGCGGGAAGCGGTCGAAGAGCAGGCTCAGGGCCGTGCTGACCTCAAGCCTGGCGAGCGGCGCGCCCAGACAGAAGTGGACGCCGTGGCCGAAGGCGAGGTGCTCCTTGACCGTGCGCGTGACGTCGAAGTCGTCCGCGCTCGCACCGTGCCAGTCGGGGTGACGGTTGGCGGCGGCGTAGGACGCGAGTATCGCCTCGCCCTGGGGGATGGTCTGCCCGTCGGGCAGGGATATGTCGGTCACCGCGAACCGCAGGGGCAGGTGCCTGACCGCCGGTTCGAAGCGCAGGGTCTCCTCGACGGCCTCGCTCCAGTCGACCTCGCCCGACCGCAGCAGCGCGAGCTGGTCGGGGTGGGTGAGCAGCTGCGTGATCGCCTGGTCTATGACGTTGACCGTCGTCTCGTACCCGGCGCTGATCATCAGCAGCAGCGTGTCACGCAGTTCGTCCTCCGACAGGCCGCCCGCCTCGTCCTCGTCGCGCGAGGTGATCAGCAGGGAGGTCATGTCGTCGCCGGGCTCGGCGCGCTTGGCGGCGATGAGCAGGTGCAGCGCCTCGTACAGGGCCTTGGTGTTGGCCTCGGACTGCGCCGCGGTCAGGGTGGTGTCGAAGACGCCGTCGACGACGTGGCGGAAGGCGTCCTGCTGCTCGGCCGGTACGCCCATGAGCCGGCTGATGACCGCTATGGGAAGCGGGTAGGCGAGCTGCTCGCGCAGGTCGACGGTCTCGCCGGGCGGCAGCGCGTCGAGACGGTCGAGTATGCCGGTCACGACGTCGTCTATGTTCTCTTTCAGCGCGGTGATGCGGCGGGCGCTGAAGGCGGGCGCGACCATGCGCCGCAGGCGCCGGTGGTCGGCTCCGTAGGCGGTGAACATGTTCTCCACCGCCACCCACAGGGCGAGCGGCCACCGCTGGATCGTTTCGCTGTACTCCGGCCAGTGGGCGCGCGCGTCCTTGGAGACGCTCGGACTGGTCAGGAGCTCCTTGAGGAGCGTCGGGTCGGCGACGGACCAGGCGGTCACGCCCAGGATGTCGACACGGACCGCCTGGCCGTGTGCCCGCAACGCGCGGTGCTCGTCGTGGGCGCGGGCTCCGGTGGGGTCGAGGACGATCGGCTGCGTGGGCACGGCCATGGTGGTGGTCCCTTCAGACGGATGAGGCGGTGGGGAACGTGACGGGCAGTGCGGCCAGCGCCCGGTGGAAGGGTCCGGGGCGCCGGACCAGGTTCTCGGGGGCGGTGGCGAGGTCCATCTCGGGCAGCGCGTCGAGCAGGTGCGTGATGGCCGTCTCGGCGATGAGGTAGGCGTGCGGGCGCGCCGGGCAGGCGTGCGGCCCGGTGCTCCAGGACAGGTGCGCGCGGTTGCTCGCGGTGTGCTGGTCCCCGAGAGCGGGATCGTTGTTGCAGGCGGCCATCGAGATGACGACCGGCTGGTGCGCGGGCAGCAGGAACCCGTCCACGTCGACGGGGTGCGGCGGATAGCTGATGCAGTAGTTCGCCAGCGGCGGGTCGGTGTAGAGCACCGTGTCGAGCGCCTCGCGGACGGAGGAGCCGCCCGCGTGCAGGTCTCCGGAGAACTGGTCGTCCGTGAGGACTTTCAGGACGGTGTTGGCGATCAGGTTGGTCAGGGGCTCGATCCCGGCGCCGTACAACGTGACGAGCTGGTGGGCCATCTCGATGTCGTCGAGCGCCGCCTCGTGCGCGAGGAGCCGGGACGTGATGTCGTCGCCGGGCTGCCGGTGGCGCAGGTCCACCAGGTCGGCGACCGCCTGGGAGAGGATCTGGTTGCCGCTCGCGGCGTCCACGCCCTCGAAGATCTTCGCCATGCCGTCGGCGATGCGGCGCCCCATCTCGTCCGGGCAGCCGAGCAGGGCGCTCAGGACGCGGAAGGCGATCGGCCAGGCGTACTGGGTCAGCAGGTCGGCGCCCTCGGCGTCCCGGAACTCCGCGATCGTCGCGTCGGCGACCTGCTCGACCACGGTACGCAGCTCGTGCTGGTCGACGCCGTTGATCGCGGCACTGTTCGCCGACCGGTAGCGGGTGTGCGCGGGACCCGACGAGCGAAGTGCGTTGGGGCGGTGCTCCATCATCGGTCGGACCGGGCAGGCCTCGGGGACCGACTGCTCCCACATCCGCGGATCGGCGGGGAACCGCAGCGGATCGTTGAGGATCCGGCGGGCCTGCGCGTAGCCGATGACGAGGGTCGCGGGGACGCCGGGGACGAGGTCCACCGGCACGAACGGCCCGAACTCGGCCCGCATCCGCGCGTACGCGGCGTGCGGATCGGCCGCGAACTCGGCCTCGTGCAGGGCGATCCGGCGCTCAGGCGCCACATCGATCGTGGTCGGGGTGGTCACGGGCGTGGCTCCAAAACGGGTGCGTGCAACTCGGTCAGGTACTCGCAGAGGGTGATCAGGGCCAGGACGCTGGACGTGCTGTCCCGCGCGTCACACGTCGTCAGCGGCGTGCGCGGGTCCAGGTCGAGGGCCTGCCGGATCTCGTCCAGGTCGTAACGCGGCGCCCCTTCGAACAGGTTGATCGCCACCGCGTACGGCGTGCCCTGCTCCTCGTGCAGGGCGAGGATCTCGAAGGAGGCCTCCAGATTGCGGGTGTCGACCAGGACCAGCGCGCCGAGCGCCCCCTCGGTCAGCCCCGCCCACATGGGACGGAAACGCCCCTGCCCGGGCGTGCCGAACAGGTAGAGCACCAGGGCGTCGCTGAGGTGCAGCCGCCCGAAGTCCATGCCGACCGTCGTGGTCGTCTTCCGCGGGGTGCGCGCCAGATCGTCCACCCCTTCGCTGGCCTGGGTGATCCGCTCCTCCATGCGCAGCGGCGGGATCTGGGAGACGCTGCCCACGAACGTCGTCTTGCCGACGGCGAAGCTCCCGGAGATCACGATCTTCGCGGACCGGGTCACGCCGGGTGGCACATAGATGAGGCCGTCAGACGAGGGCGCGGAGACCACGCAGTACCTCCTGGAGCAGATCGGTTTGTGGTTGGTCCTCGTCCGCGGCGACAGGGCGGGCCAACAGGCCCTCGTCGATGAGGGAGGAGACGAGGATGCGGACCGTGGAAGGGGGGAACTCCAGGGCGGCCGCGATGTCCGCGACCGCCAGGCCCCCGCCCATGGAGTGCGTGAAGAGGCCCATCACCCGCCGGGCGTCCGCGCCCAGGCCCTCGCGCGAGCCGCTCGCGGCGAGCACCACGGTCTCCAGACGCACCTCCGGATCGGCACGGACCCGCCCGTCGGTACGGACGTAGGGCCTGACCAGGTCCGGGTCCCGCCGCGGCCCGCTCACGTCGTCGGCAGGCCGAGCGTCGTCGGCAGGCCGGGCTCGGAAGGCTGCCGCGGCGCGACCTTCATCTCGTGACCCACCCGCTGGGCCAGCTCCAGCATGTGATGAGTGATCAGGCCGATGTCGGCGTCGGGGCCGCTGGTCTGCACCGACAGCATCGTATTGCCGCCCGCCTGGGTGATCAGGCCCACGTGGTTGGTGAGCTCGATCAGCGCCTGCCGGGTGCCCCCGCCGCCGGTCTCCTCGTCGTACGCGAGGGCGGCGGCACGGACGGCCGCGGTGATCGCGGCGAACTTCTCCGCCTCGTCCTGCCCGATCCCGGCCGTCCGGGAGTGCAGCAGACCGTCGGAGCTCATCAGCACCGCGTGCCGGACGCCTTCGACGGACCCCAGGGCGCGGTCCAGCAGCCAGCCAAGTTCGTTGCCGGTGGTCACGGTCATGCTCCTTCGTGCGAGGTGGTCGGGTCTTCGGTGCGCGCGCTGCGCGTCCCCTTCGCCCAGGCCGCGGCGATGGAGGGGCGGCCCGGCGCCGTCGCCCCGCCGTCGGACGACGCGAGACGTGGGCTCGTGGCAGGAGTCCTGCGCGACCGGACGGCCAGGCCACTGGCGGTGGTGCGCTTCGCCGTCGGCTCCACAGGCGCGGCCGCCGGCGGGGTCGTGGGCGCGGGGGCCGGTTCGGCGACGGGTGCGGGACGGGCCGCGGGCGGGGCGGACGTGGTCAACAGGCTCTTGGGGATGAACATGTACACACGCGTGCCACCGAAGGGGTTCGGTGCCTCCAGGTCGATACGGAATCCGTAGGCGTCGGCGAGGGCGGCGGCCGCCCGCAGACCGGTCTGCGGGTGCGCGCCGAGCTGGTTGATGTCGTCGCGCCGGACACCCGTGAGGATCTCCCTGGCCCACGTCAACTGCTCCTCGTTCATGCGCAGCCCGGCGTCGTCGACGATGACCGACACCCCGTGGTGCCCCTCCTGGAAGGCGACGTGCACCTTGGCCGACGAAGGGGAGTAGCGCACCGCGTTGTCCAGGAGCACCGCCAGCGCGTGCACGACGGGCCCGACCGCACGGCTGGTCACCGTGACTCCGAGCTCCTGGTGCTCGACCCGCTCGAACTCCTCGATGCTGCCCATCGCGGCCCGCACCACATCGGTCATCGGCGTGGCCGGCCAGCGGCGCGACAGCTTGCCGCCGGAGAGCACCACGTAGTTCTGCGCGACAAGCAGCATCTGCTGCGTGGGGTGGTCGATGCCGACGAGCGTCTCGTACGCCTCGTCGCCCTCGTGCCGCCGCACGCCCTGACTCACCCGCTGGCTGAGCTTCGATGCCATGCCCACCATCGCGGACGACACGGCGCGCACCGCCGCGCGGCTGGACTCCTCGGCGCTCTGGCGCGCACGGGCCGCCTCGCTCTTCGCGCCCTCCCGCGCCTCGGTGATCTGGGAACTCGTGCTGGTCTGCGCGTCGTACTGCACCTTGCGCACCGTGTGCGCCGCCGAGTCGGCCAGCTCGGTGAGCCGCTGCGCCAGCGAGGTGTTCACCAGCGCCTCGGGCAGTTCGATGTCGACACCGTGACCGGTGCCGAGACGTTCCGCCTCGGCTCCCAGCCTGGGGATGACGCCGCCGGCGAGCTGCGCCAGGACGTGCTCGGTGGCGTGCTGTCGTCTGGCGATCTCCTCGGCCTGCGCGAGGAGGCGGCCGTTCTCGGCGCGTTCGCCTCGGTACTGGTCCCAGAACCGCCAGGCCGCGCCGCCGGCGGCCAAGGCCAGCACGGAGGGCACCACGGAGGTGGCCTGTATGAGGTCTGTCATCACGTCCTCAAGGTGTCAAAGGGGGTGAGGCGGTCAGGAGCCGCCGGGCCGGGACACCACCCGGCGCACGCGACCGGCCGGGGCGCGCCCGACCCGCCCGACGGCCGCGCGGACACGCCGACGGTCCTGCGCCGGAGGGTAGCCGGGTGGGGGTGGGGGGGAGGGCTCGTGCCAACTACGGAAGGGGCCGCGCTGGTTGACGGGCGGCCCTCGGGGCCTGCCGGGCAGAGGGCGGCACCGGGGAGCCGAGCCGGTGGGCGTATCGAGACCGAAGCCGGATCGGGGGCCCGACCTGAATCACCGTACTCATCAAATACTTCCTGGCTTCGCTCGGTTGCGGCGGGTTTCCCATGGCATACGTTTTCAGCCAAATGACTGATGAAAACAGCCAGTTGGCTTCCGCTTGGCAACGATATCTTGTCGTGTCCATCGTCCGAGGTCCAGATGACCAAGGGACCCGCGGAAGCATTCGTGGTCGCGCGTCGGCCATCCGTGATCCACAGCGTCTAGGCTTCCCGGCATGGAGCAGCGCGAGATCATGCAACGAGTCGTCGGCATCCTGACCGAGGCGCTTGAGATGCGCCGACAGGCACGCGAGAACCCGGACGGCGAGATCGACAACAGCGGTGCGGTGGGCGCCATGCTCGAGGAGATGCTGCCGCCCATCGAGATCCCCACCGAAGCGACCCCGATCGAGGTGGCGGCGGTGGTGGGCCAGGAGCTGGGCCCCGTGATCGAACAGATCACGTCCGCCTTCGCCCTCTCCTTCGCACAGCTCGCCGAAGTCCACGACGAGGGACGCACGGACGTGACCTCCGCGGACGTACTGCGGTCGATCGCACTGCACTTCGAGAACGAGGAGCACGAAGAGGGGGAGTAGGCTGCGCGTAATGCGCTGCCACCGGCAGCACCTATTACATGTGGAGGTCGTGTGGATACGGCGATGGTCCGGGCCTGGGTCGACGGCTGGGTCGTCTCGCGCGGGGCCGCACCCGCGGTGGAGGAGCCCTGGGGATACACGTTCGACGTAGGCCTGGCCCACCACGTGACCCGCCACGTCCTGACCGCCACCGACGAGGCCGTCATCCGCGGAGTCGCCGAGAAGACCACGGCTCCCGGCACCTGGCTCAAGGTGTTCACGGTCCCGGAAACCATCGCCCCCTGTCTCACACCGGAGTGGGCGTTCGACGACCCCTGCTTCCTGATGTCGACGCCCCTGCGCACCGCCGCGACGGACCTCCTGACCGGCTACGCGCTGCGCACCTGGAGCCGGGGCGGCGTGATGCGAGCCCTCGTCCTGGCTCCGGACGGCTCCTTCGCCGCCCACGGCCAGGCCGCGGGCCCGCCCGGTGCCGAGACCGTCGTCTTCGACCAGATAGAGACCGCGACGGCGCACCGCCGCAAGGGCCTCGGACGCACCGTCATGAACGCCCTGGCGAACGCGTCGGCCGAGACGGGCGCCCGCAACGGGATGCTCGGCGCGACGGTCGAGGGACGCGGCCTGTACGAGTCGCTCGGCTGGACCGTTGAGGCGCCCCTCACCGGTGTCTGCCGCACATCGCCCGACGCGGGCTGAGGGCACCGGCCATGGAGTTCTTCTGCTACCACCGCGACAGGCCGGGCTCGATGACGCTGCGCGAGGAACTGGGGGAGGCGCACTGGTCGTACATGGACCGGTATGCCGCTGAGCTGATCGCCCGCGGCCCGACCTTCGCCGACGACGGCGAGACGGCCTCCGGCAGCGTCCACATCGTCGACCTGCCGGACCCCGCCGCCGCCCGTGCGTTCGCCCACGACGAGCCCAACCACCAGGCCGGCGTGTACCGGGACGTCCTCCTGCGTCGCTGGCGCAACATGCTGGGCCGCACCATGTGGGACTTCCCCGGCGGCCGTAGCGGCGGCAACCGATACCTGGTCCTGGGCCTCGGCCCGCAGTACCCCGCCGACCTCCCCGAACCGCCCCACGACCGGGACGAGCTCATCGCGTACGGGCCGCTCCTCTCCGACGACGGCACGGCCTGGCTCGGCACGGCGGCGCTGCTCCGGGCCCCGGACCCGGAGACCGCACGCGCCGTGCTGTCCCCGGACCCGTACGCCGACATCGAGGTCCACGACTGGGAGTTCGGCGGACGACGCTGAGGAGCCCGCGTCGGTGACGACAGCGGATCGGCCGACTCGGCCGACCTGGCGATTCAGCGGCCGTCGAGCAGGGGCCGCAGCGCCGTCACGAGACGTTCGTACTCGGTCGGCGTGTTGTAGATCTGCCCGCAGACGCGGATGCCACCGCCACCCGGCCACGGCCAGATCAGGACGCGGAAGCCCAGGCGGGCGGCGATCTCCTCGCGCAGGGACGCCGCCTCGTCCGGAGTGCGGGCCAGACCGGGCGGCAGCCGCAGCGACCGCATGGCCAGCCGCTCGTCGGCGGGAAGCGGCGTCAGCCCCGGCAGCCCGGCGAGGAGCTCGGCGCCGTACGCAGCGAGGGCGCTGTTGTGGGCACGTACGCGGTCGGGTCCGAGGGAGGCGATCAGGTCGAGGCCCTCGGGCGCGGCGAGCAGGCCCGTGTAGTCGGCGGTGGCCCGGTACTCGACGGAGCGGGGGAAGCCGCGGCCGTCCTCCCAGGAGGGCACGGGCGCGGGCACCCGGTCCCGGTGCGCGGGAGCCACCGTGAGCAGCGCGCTGCCCGGCGGCGCGTACCCCCACTTGTGCAGGTTCCCGAACCAGAAATCGGGCGCACCGGCGAGCGGGTCGGCGAGCATGCCCGGGGCGTGGGCGCCGTCCACCACGGTGGTCACCCCGCGCTCGGCCAGGTCGGCGAGGAGCGCGGGCGTGGCGATGAACCGGGCGGTGGGCGAGCTGATGTGGTCGAGGAGGG
The sequence above is a segment of the Streptomyces sp. Je 1-369 genome. Coding sequences within it:
- a CDS encoding cytochrome P450, with amino-acid sequence MTTPTTIDVAPERRIALHEAEFAADPHAAYARMRAEFGPFVPVDLVPGVPATLVIGYAQARRILNDPLRFPADPRMWEQSVPEACPVRPMMEHRPNALRSSGPAHTRYRSANSAAINGVDQHELRTVVEQVADATIAEFRDAEGADLLTQYAWPIAFRVLSALLGCPDEMGRRIADGMAKIFEGVDAASGNQILSQAVADLVDLRHRQPGDDITSRLLAHEAALDDIEMAHQLVTLYGAGIEPLTNLIANTVLKVLTDDQFSGDLHAGGSSVREALDTVLYTDPPLANYCISYPPHPVDVDGFLLPAHQPVVISMAACNNDPALGDQHTASNRAHLSWSTGPHACPARPHAYLIAETAITHLLDALPEMDLATAPENLVRRPGPFHRALAALPVTFPTASSV
- a CDS encoding YciI family protein, with the translated sequence MEFFCYHRDRPGSMTLREELGEAHWSYMDRYAAELIARGPTFADDGETASGSVHIVDLPDPAAARAFAHDEPNHQAGVYRDVLLRRWRNMLGRTMWDFPGGRSGGNRYLVLGLGPQYPADLPEPPHDRDELIAYGPLLSDDGTAWLGTAALLRAPDPETARAVLSPDPYADIEVHDWEFGGRR
- a CDS encoding roadblock/LC7 domain-containing protein translates to MTVTTGNELGWLLDRALGSVEGVRHAVLMSSDGLLHSRTAGIGQDEAEKFAAITAAVRAAALAYDEETGGGGTRQALIELTNHVGLITQAGGNTMLSVQTSGPDADIGLITHHMLELAQRVGHEMKVAPRQPSEPGLPTTLGLPTT
- a CDS encoding GTP-binding protein, with amino-acid sequence MVSAPSSDGLIYVPPGVTRSAKIVISGSFAVGKTTFVGSVSQIPPLRMEERITQASEGVDDLARTPRKTTTTVGMDFGRLHLSDALVLYLFGTPGQGRFRPMWAGLTEGALGALVLVDTRNLEASFEILALHEEQGTPYAVAINLFEGAPRYDLDEIRQALDLDPRTPLTTCDARDSTSSVLALITLCEYLTELHAPVLEPRP
- a CDS encoding GNAT family N-acetyltransferase, translating into MDTAMVRAWVDGWVVSRGAAPAVEEPWGYTFDVGLAHHVTRHVLTATDEAVIRGVAEKTTAPGTWLKVFTVPETIAPCLTPEWAFDDPCFLMSTPLRTAATDLLTGYALRTWSRGGVMRALVLAPDGSFAAHGQAAGPPGAETVVFDQIETATAHRRKGLGRTVMNALANASAETGARNGMLGATVEGRGLYESLGWTVEAPLTGVCRTSPDAG
- a CDS encoding aminotransferase class V-fold PLP-dependent enzyme, coding for MTAPAAFPGGTELFRLGAEVAHLNHGSFGAVPVPVAQVHRRIAEEAAADPDRFFLGVPDRLADARGRIAARLGTDPEGAALVTNATEAAGLALDALRLTPDDEVLVTDHGYGTVVAAAARRARVVTVPLDPALPDEEAVRKAVLAGLTPRTRVALLDHISSPTARFIATPALLADLAERGVTTVVDGAHAPGMLADPLAGAPDFWFGNLHKWGYAPPGSALLTVAPAHRDRVPAPVPSWEDGRGFPRSVEYRATADYTGLLAAPEGLDLIASLGPDRVRAHNSALAAYGAELLAGLPGLTPLPADERLAMRSLRLPPGLARTPDEAASLREEIAARLGFRVLIWPWPGGGGIRVCGQIYNTPTEYERLVTALRPLLDGR
- a CDS encoding ATP-binding protein; translated protein: MTDLIQATSVVPSVLALAAGGAAWRFWDQYRGERAENGRLLAQAEEIARRQHATEHVLAQLAGGVIPRLGAEAERLGTGHGVDIELPEALVNTSLAQRLTELADSAAHTVRKVQYDAQTSTSSQITEAREGAKSEAARARQSAEESSRAAVRAVSSAMVGMASKLSQRVSQGVRRHEGDEAYETLVGIDHPTQQMLLVAQNYVVLSGGKLSRRWPATPMTDVVRAAMGSIEEFERVEHQELGVTVTSRAVGPVVHALAVLLDNAVRYSPSSAKVHVAFQEGHHGVSVIVDDAGLRMNEEQLTWAREILTGVRRDDINQLGAHPQTGLRAAAALADAYGFRIDLEAPNPFGGTRVYMFIPKSLLTTSAPPAARPAPVAEPAPAPTTPPAAAPVEPTAKRTTASGLAVRSRRTPATSPRLASSDGGATAPGRPSIAAAWAKGTRSARTEDPTTSHEGA
- a CDS encoding cytochrome P450 family protein produces the protein MAVPTQPIVLDPTGARAHDEHRALRAHGQAVRVDILGVTAWSVADPTLLKELLTSPSVSKDARAHWPEYSETIQRWPLALWVAVENMFTAYGADHRRLRRMVAPAFSARRITALKENIDDVVTGILDRLDALPPGETVDLREQLAYPLPIAVISRLMGVPAEQQDAFRHVVDGVFDTTLTAAQSEANTKALYEALHLLIAAKRAEPGDDMTSLLITSRDEDEAGGLSEDELRDTLLLMISAGYETTVNVIDQAITQLLTHPDQLALLRSGEVDWSEAVEETLRFEPAVRHLPLRFAVTDISLPDGQTIPQGEAILASYAAANRHPDWHGASADDFDVTRTVKEHLAFGHGVHFCLGAPLARLEVSTALSLLFDRFPQLELAVPVGELKPLGSLLSNGHQSLPVRLKSASGR
- a CDS encoding MFS transporter; this encodes MRAASKKPAVTGLTDTARRIIRLNYGFQLLFNLLWWMPVFYAYQKAAGLSDGQIFGIQSIYYVAFCLFEIPTGLIADRIGTRNCLRAGAVVMTAANLAPVVSASYTGFLVHFLAIAAGRSLTSGAASAYLYDGLRAEKCDDHYLKAEGTARALGLVAKVVCWPLVGPLMAVAHPTPYVLSAASAAGSVVCAVALPRIAGADGRTQKGDAGRRGGAFLRDAGTALRCVASSRWLALVMVQGVAIFTLSRICQVNLFQPILLDHGIAEASHGGVMAAMTVAEAVASARPQWLSRRLPPVAWVSILSLALAGSLAAMTLGGPWAVVVLLCVFAAATGFAYPIQRKLVNDAVPADAPRATLLSVESIVDRAVCALAAIAAGAYLAAGRLDALLWHSAIATAVLLGVFQLLLRSGMVRREPVGPAAPPDPPAGTPVGAGGRPGTERSRARRPR
- a CDS encoding DUF742 domain-containing protein; this encodes MSGPRRDPDLVRPYVRTDGRVRADPEVRLETVVLAASGSREGLGADARRVMGLFTHSMGGGLAVADIAAALEFPPSTVRILVSSLIDEGLLARPVAADEDQPQTDLLQEVLRGLRALV